A window of Chitinophaga sp. MM2321 contains these coding sequences:
- a CDS encoding slipin family protein, with amino-acid sequence MQNITVFSLVIFFFVLIILANSIRILREYERGVVFRLGRLGTNGVRGPGLILLIPLIDKLVKVSLRTVVMDVPPQDVITQDNVSVKVNAVIYFRVIQPEKAIVEVENFLVATSQLSQTTLRSVLGQSELDDLLSQRDKINHKLQQIIDSNTEPWGIKVSNVEVKQIDLPQEMQRAMAKQAEAERERRSKVIAAEGEFQASQRLADAAGILSSEPSALTLRYLQTLREIATEKNSTTIFPIPIDLLKPFLDHYKDKKE; translated from the coding sequence ATGCAAAATATCACGGTATTTTCTTTAGTTATTTTCTTTTTTGTGTTGATCATACTCGCCAACTCTATCAGGATTCTGCGCGAATATGAACGGGGCGTGGTTTTCCGGTTGGGACGATTAGGTACAAATGGTGTACGCGGGCCGGGGCTTATTCTCCTTATCCCACTGATCGACAAGCTGGTGAAAGTGAGTTTGCGTACGGTGGTGATGGACGTGCCTCCGCAGGATGTGATCACGCAGGACAACGTTTCTGTTAAAGTAAATGCAGTTATTTACTTCCGCGTTATTCAGCCGGAGAAGGCTATTGTGGAAGTGGAGAATTTTCTCGTGGCTACTTCCCAGCTTTCGCAAACAACGTTGCGGAGTGTATTGGGACAATCAGAACTGGATGACCTGTTGTCACAACGTGATAAGATCAATCATAAATTGCAGCAGATCATTGATTCCAATACAGAGCCATGGGGAATTAAAGTATCTAATGTGGAAGTAAAACAGATTGACCTGCCACAGGAGATGCAGCGGGCGATGGCCAAGCAGGCCGAAGCTGAAAGGGAACGCCGTTCAAAAGTGATTGCTGCTGAAGGTGAGTTCCAGGCTTCACAACGACTGGCAGATGCCGCCGGGATTTTAAGCAGCGAACCCAGTGCGCTGACGCTGCGGTATCTGCAGACACTGCGCGAGATCGCCACAGAAAAGAATTCTACGACTATTTTCCCGATCCCGATTGATTTGCTGAAACCATTCCTGGATCATTATAAAGATAAGAAGGAGTAG
- a CDS encoding nodulation protein NfeD, with translation MKHLLFFPVFFLPILLAAQTVVTMKIDGNINPVAASFIHRGIAMAATEKAECLVIYLNTPGGLLKSTRVIVSDILTSPVPVVVYVAPAGASAGSAGVFITMAANIAAMAPGTNIGAAHPVGIGQGDTTMQEKVTNDAAAFIRAIAEKRNRNGQWGEEAVRNSRSITENEALEQKVTDLVAPDLQSLLQQIDGKTIELPSGTVTLHTKSSKIISLEMGMGEKVLDVLSDPNIAYALMLLGFFGVLFELYNPGAILPGIVGAISLVLAFYSLHTLPVNYAGLALIVFAIILFLLEIKIVSHGLLAIGGAVSLLLGSMMLVPADPGFNVVTISRSVIISSVFISTLFFLVVLGFGLKAQRAKPVTGIEGLLGDIGESLDELNPVGRVRVHGETWNAVATTGKIAIGEKVRVVEINNLELTVEPV, from the coding sequence ATGAAGCATCTTCTCTTTTTTCCTGTCTTTTTCTTACCCATACTGCTTGCAGCGCAAACAGTTGTCACCATGAAAATTGATGGTAATATTAATCCTGTTGCCGCATCATTTATTCATAGGGGAATTGCAATGGCTGCTACAGAAAAGGCGGAATGCCTGGTTATTTATCTCAATACTCCCGGTGGCTTACTAAAATCCACCCGGGTGATTGTCAGTGATATACTTACGTCTCCGGTGCCTGTTGTTGTATATGTAGCGCCTGCGGGGGCAAGTGCGGGATCGGCCGGTGTTTTTATCACGATGGCTGCAAATATCGCCGCAATGGCGCCAGGCACCAATATCGGCGCCGCGCATCCGGTTGGTATAGGACAAGGTGATACTACCATGCAGGAGAAAGTAACCAATGATGCCGCAGCCTTTATCAGGGCTATTGCAGAAAAACGGAACCGCAACGGGCAGTGGGGAGAAGAAGCGGTGCGTAACAGTCGTTCCATTACTGAAAATGAAGCCCTTGAGCAGAAGGTGACAGACCTCGTTGCACCGGATTTGCAGTCGCTCCTGCAACAGATTGACGGAAAAACCATTGAACTGCCTTCGGGAACAGTTACACTTCATACAAAATCGTCAAAAATAATATCCCTGGAGATGGGAATGGGAGAAAAAGTACTGGATGTACTCAGTGATCCTAATATCGCCTATGCTTTGATGTTGCTGGGCTTTTTTGGTGTTTTATTTGAGCTGTATAATCCGGGCGCCATTCTTCCGGGTATTGTTGGTGCCATCTCGCTGGTACTCGCATTTTATTCTTTGCATACGCTGCCGGTCAATTACGCCGGGCTGGCACTGATCGTATTCGCTATCATCCTGTTTTTACTGGAAATAAAAATTGTCAGTCATGGCTTGTTAGCTATTGGCGGCGCGGTTTCCCTCTTATTAGGCTCTATGATGCTGGTGCCTGCGGACCCGGGTTTCAATGTGGTGACTATTTCCCGCAGTGTTATCATCTCTTCTGTTTTTATATCTACCTTATTTTTCCTTGTTGTACTTGGGTTTGGACTGAAAGCACAACGGGCAAAACCTGTTACAGGTATAGAAGGATTGTTGGGAGATATAGGCGAATCATTGGATGAACTGAATCCGGTGGGCAGGGTGCGGGTGCATGGAGAAACGTGGAATGCGGTAGCCACTACCGGTAAGATAGCGATAGGTGAAAAGGTGCGCGTAGTAGAAATTAATAATCTTGAACTGACAGTAGAACCAGTATAA
- a CDS encoding SusD/RagB family nutrient-binding outer membrane lipoprotein — MRKIILLYAFMAIVVSGCMKEEGKYDNNPNTPSVVPPGLILPKLIQDVFYQGSPNELMYPQQYMVLWLMDDNNQLYNWGRSGLGEYDIIRQTEKLITEANRYEAKNYLALARFFRAYSFITMSLKVGDIPYSEAGKASDGIFAPAYDSQEAVFAGCLQELEEANEMLNAQNGELTGDILYGGNILKWKKLINSYRLRVLMHLSLKTGNQRLKVIDQFRSIYTNKEKYPIIESNGEMGALAFIDRPGNRYPTYGFNYLTTETRMCKTFTDLLKTNRDPRLFTLAEPMKDKPAGEFDSYDGIPANIAVTEMKKYEQQTSHIHKRYINNPVNEPYAMVTYADVELVLAEAAFRGWIATDPADHYYKGIRASCAADGVPASDVDDFVSSLPVKFDPAKALQQINTQRYIAYFMNSKYESYYNHRRTRVTGFNPSLNDNVPLGYPAYVIGPANKNNGRIPLRWMYSQNELDNNTTHVQEAIKAQYGEDEINKSMWLLKPE, encoded by the coding sequence ATGAGAAAGATAATATTATTATATGCCTTCATGGCAATAGTGGTCAGCGGCTGTATGAAGGAGGAGGGGAAGTATGATAACAACCCCAACACGCCCTCGGTAGTGCCGCCCGGGCTTATTCTGCCCAAGCTTATCCAGGATGTTTTTTACCAGGGTAGCCCCAATGAGCTCATGTATCCACAGCAGTACATGGTGCTATGGTTAATGGATGATAACAACCAGTTGTATAACTGGGGAAGATCCGGGCTGGGAGAGTATGATATCATCCGGCAAACGGAGAAACTGATCACGGAGGCCAACCGCTACGAGGCTAAAAATTACCTGGCATTAGCCAGATTTTTCAGGGCCTATTCCTTTATTACCATGAGCCTGAAAGTGGGCGATATTCCATACAGTGAAGCAGGAAAAGCGTCCGATGGAATATTTGCACCGGCGTATGATTCGCAGGAAGCTGTTTTTGCCGGCTGTCTGCAGGAACTGGAAGAAGCCAATGAAATGCTCAACGCACAAAACGGAGAGCTGACCGGTGATATCCTGTATGGTGGTAATATCCTGAAGTGGAAGAAACTGATCAACTCCTACCGGTTGCGGGTACTGATGCATCTCTCCCTGAAAACAGGGAACCAGCGGTTGAAAGTGATAGACCAGTTCAGGAGTATCTATACAAATAAGGAGAAATATCCTATCATAGAAAGTAATGGGGAAATGGGTGCGCTGGCCTTTATTGACAGGCCCGGCAACCGTTATCCTACTTATGGGTTTAACTACCTTACTACGGAGACAAGAATGTGTAAAACATTCACGGATCTGCTGAAGACCAACCGTGATCCCCGTTTGTTTACATTGGCGGAGCCCATGAAAGATAAGCCAGCCGGCGAATTTGATTCATACGATGGTATACCTGCCAATATAGCGGTAACGGAGATGAAAAAATATGAACAGCAAACTTCGCATATCCATAAACGTTATATCAACAATCCCGTGAATGAACCCTACGCCATGGTTACTTATGCAGATGTAGAACTGGTACTGGCAGAAGCTGCCTTCCGCGGTTGGATTGCTACAGATCCTGCTGATCATTATTACAAAGGTATACGAGCGTCCTGTGCCGCTGATGGCGTACCAGCTTCCGATGTAGACGATTTTGTGAGCAGCCTGCCGGTGAAATTTGATCCCGCAAAGGCATTGCAGCAAATCAATACACAGCGGTACATTGCCTATTTTATGAATAGTAAATATGAATCCTATTATAACCACAGAAGAACAAGGGTGACCGGTTTTAATCCGTCATTAAACGATAATGTGCCGTTGGGATATCCTGCTTATGTAATAGGGCCTGCCAACAAGAATAACGGGCGTATTCCGCTCCGGTGGATGTATTCACAGAATGAGCTGGATAATAATACAACCCATGTACAGGAGGCTATTAAAGCACAGTACGGAGAAGATGAGATCAACAAAAGTATGTGGTTGTTAAAGCCGGAATAA
- a CDS encoding sugar phosphate isomerase/epimerase — protein MSSRRNFLLQATLGIAATTISPFAASAVSSNNYKDEKSQLAVGIAGYTFAKVDLDQAIQIMNRVNIKYISVKDMHLPLNSSPEKIREVLAKFSAAGIKVYTVGVIYMKSKQAVDEAFEYAKKVGVPLIIGVPNPDLLDYTEEKVKAYNIRLAIHNHGPEDALYPGAKNAYDHIKNRDARMGICLDIGHATRAGEDPAKVVSSYKNRVFDLHIKDVTLAAKDGKAIEIGRGIINFAALIKALEKIKYQGVCSIEFEKDMNDPLAGIAESTGYFRGVANTVGK, from the coding sequence ATGTCTTCAAGAAGAAACTTCCTGCTCCAGGCCACGCTGGGTATAGCAGCCACCACTATTTCACCATTTGCAGCCAGTGCGGTCAGCAGTAATAATTATAAAGATGAAAAATCACAACTGGCGGTAGGAATAGCGGGATATACCTTTGCCAAGGTGGATTTAGATCAGGCGATCCAAATCATGAACCGGGTAAATATTAAGTATATCTCTGTAAAAGATATGCATCTGCCTTTAAACAGCAGTCCGGAAAAGATCCGCGAGGTATTGGCGAAGTTTTCCGCTGCCGGCATCAAGGTATACACGGTAGGCGTGATTTATATGAAATCAAAACAGGCCGTGGATGAAGCTTTTGAGTACGCTAAAAAAGTAGGCGTTCCTTTAATAATAGGCGTACCCAATCCCGATTTACTGGACTATACAGAAGAAAAAGTAAAGGCTTATAATATACGGCTGGCTATTCATAATCATGGTCCGGAAGATGCCCTTTATCCCGGTGCTAAAAATGCATACGACCACATCAAAAACAGGGATGCAAGAATGGGTATCTGTCTTGATATCGGTCATGCCACCAGGGCCGGTGAAGATCCTGCAAAAGTAGTGTCATCATACAAAAACAGGGTTTTTGATCTCCATATAAAAGATGTTACACTGGCTGCCAAAGATGGTAAAGCAATAGAGATAGGAAGAGGGATCATAAATTTTGCAGCATTGATAAAGGCGTTGGAGAAAATCAAATACCAGGGCGTGTGCAGCATAGAATTTGAAAAAGACATGAATGACCCACTGGCAGGGATTGCAGAATCAACGGGCTATTTCAGGGGTGTAGCCAATACTGTAGGTAAATAA
- a CDS encoding ABC transporter permease → MFSNYLKITWRNLVRNKIFSAINIAGLALGMTSSLLIILWLHHERSIDGFHVNGKYLYQVYERQYYDGKIEASYPTQGLLAEELKRVIPEVQYASGLEYASTADGSNTFEVGDKIYKMNGYFAGADFFSMFSYPLLQGKAETALNLSSGIAISRKMATYFFGGPEAAIGKMIRYDNKDDLQVTAVFEDLPATSSQQFDFLRSWSAFVKENKWVHNWGNTSPATFIQLRKEADPVKVAAKIKDFIYRYTTKVEGAVTELDLQPYPEKYLHAIFKNGQVAGGRIEYVRLFTLVAVFILLIACINFMNLATAQSAKRAKEVGLRKVVGAARSSLIGQFIGEAMLLTFVAIIIAVVLTMLLLPAFNNLTGKQLALPVTQPGFWAALIGLLAVTGFVAGSYPALFLSSLNPVQVLKGSLKSGLGATYFRKGLVVFQFSLTIILMVSMIVIYRQMDYIQTKNLGYDRENLVYIPIEGDLVKKYDLFKEEVGAMNSILSVSKMRNTPTIIEHHTGDISWPGKEASQVVSFADGVVGYDFVKTMKLQLIDGRDFSTAFGTDSTGFLLNETAVKRMGYQQPIGQSITWGRHQGQIIGVLKDFHFNSIHQVIDPLIIRLDESWSWGTILVRTRKGRTKEALAGLEKICKKLNPKFPFTYQFSDQEYTRLYKSEQVVSKLSNYFAFLAIFISCLDLFGLATFTAAQRTKEIGVRKVLGASVPDIAAMLSNDFLKLIVIALLVAFPVAWLAMNEWLQHFAYKIKIEWWMFALAGIATIFIALLTVSYQSIKAALLNPVTSLKME, encoded by the coding sequence ATGTTCAGCAATTATTTAAAAATCACCTGGCGGAACCTGGTTCGCAATAAAATATTTTCTGCTATTAATATTGCAGGACTTGCCCTCGGCATGACCAGCAGTCTGCTGATTATACTCTGGTTGCATCATGAGCGTAGTATAGATGGCTTTCATGTAAATGGTAAATATCTATACCAGGTATATGAACGCCAGTATTACGATGGAAAAATAGAAGCCAGTTATCCGACACAGGGGTTACTGGCCGAAGAATTGAAAAGGGTTATTCCGGAAGTGCAATATGCCAGTGGTCTGGAATACGCATCAACAGCCGATGGCAGCAATACCTTTGAAGTTGGTGATAAGATCTATAAGATGAACGGATACTTTGCAGGTGCTGATTTTTTCAGCATGTTCAGTTATCCTTTGTTGCAGGGAAAAGCGGAAACAGCATTGAACCTGTCATCAGGAATTGCTATTTCCCGGAAAATGGCCACCTATTTTTTCGGGGGCCCGGAAGCCGCTATCGGGAAAATGATCCGCTATGACAACAAAGACGACCTGCAGGTGACCGCTGTTTTTGAAGACCTGCCAGCCACTTCTTCGCAGCAGTTTGATTTCCTGAGAAGCTGGTCCGCTTTTGTAAAAGAAAATAAGTGGGTACACAACTGGGGAAACACATCTCCGGCTACGTTTATACAACTACGTAAGGAAGCCGATCCGGTGAAAGTAGCCGCCAAGATTAAAGATTTCATCTACAGGTATACAACAAAAGTGGAAGGAGCTGTTACGGAATTGGATTTGCAACCTTATCCGGAAAAATACCTGCATGCCATCTTTAAAAATGGCCAGGTTGCCGGTGGCCGTATTGAATACGTACGCCTGTTTACACTGGTGGCTGTTTTTATCCTGCTTATCGCCTGCATCAATTTCATGAACCTGGCCACTGCACAATCGGCGAAACGCGCTAAAGAAGTAGGGTTGCGTAAGGTGGTGGGCGCTGCCCGCTCATCGCTGATCGGTCAGTTTATCGGGGAGGCCATGCTGCTTACTTTCGTCGCTATTATTATCGCGGTTGTTTTAACTATGTTGCTCTTACCTGCTTTCAATAACCTTACAGGAAAACAATTAGCCCTACCCGTTACACAGCCGGGTTTCTGGGCAGCTTTGATTGGACTGCTGGCGGTTACAGGGTTTGTAGCCGGTAGTTATCCTGCGCTGTTCCTTTCCTCACTCAATCCGGTACAGGTGTTAAAAGGCAGTTTGAAATCCGGCTTGGGCGCCACTTATTTCCGCAAGGGGCTCGTTGTTTTTCAGTTTTCACTTACCATCATACTGATGGTAAGCATGATCGTGATCTACCGGCAGATGGATTATATACAGACAAAAAATCTTGGTTATGACCGGGAGAACCTGGTATATATTCCGATTGAAGGCGATCTGGTAAAAAAGTATGACCTGTTTAAAGAAGAAGTCGGTGCCATGAATAGTATTCTCAGCGTTTCAAAAATGAGAAATACCCCTACGATTATTGAGCATCATACAGGAGATATTAGTTGGCCGGGGAAAGAAGCCAGCCAGGTGGTATCATTTGCAGATGGTGTGGTAGGATACGATTTTGTAAAAACCATGAAGCTGCAATTAATCGATGGGCGCGATTTCTCTACTGCCTTTGGTACGGATTCTACAGGTTTTTTATTGAATGAAACTGCCGTAAAGCGCATGGGTTATCAGCAACCCATCGGTCAATCAATAACATGGGGAAGGCACCAGGGACAAATCATCGGCGTGCTTAAAGATTTTCATTTCAATTCTATACACCAGGTCATTGATCCACTGATTATCCGCCTGGATGAAAGCTGGTCATGGGGAACGATCCTCGTTCGTACTCGGAAAGGCAGGACCAAAGAAGCACTGGCCGGATTGGAAAAGATCTGTAAAAAATTGAATCCAAAATTTCCATTCACCTACCAGTTTTCTGATCAGGAGTATACACGGCTGTATAAAAGCGAACAGGTAGTGAGTAAGCTCTCCAATTACTTTGCATTCCTCGCTATTTTTATTTCCTGTCTTGATTTGTTTGGCCTGGCCACATTTACAGCAGCACAACGTACCAAAGAAATTGGTGTACGGAAAGTACTCGGCGCATCTGTGCCTGATATTGCAGCGATGTTATCCAACGACTTCCTGAAGCTGATTGTTATCGCCCTGCTGGTGGCATTTCCTGTTGCCTGGCTTGCTATGAATGAATGGCTGCAACACTTCGCCTACAAAATTAAAATTGAATGGTGGATGTTTGCACTGGCAGGTATAGCAACCATTTTTATCGCCTTGCTGACCGTCAGTTATCAAAGTATAAAGGCTGCCTTACTAAATCCGGTAACGAGCCTGAAAATGGAATAG
- a CDS encoding DUF3500 domain-containing protein produces MRRSFLLVIICLFVIAPAKAQDMVARAGKFIRLLDKDQQAKTLYPFDTGERYHFSYVPRDDRKGISMNELNTAQRKAFIDLLKMALSEETVKKVNDIMQLDLVLKELEHRPADDHYRDPGKYFITFFGIPAANNIWGWRFEGHHVAFNFSADKNELVAGTPAFLGANPAIVLDWPQKGKEVLKEETDKGFALLHALKPEELQKAVIADKAPAEIITATSRKAMIDHPSGLRFQEMSPANQQLLLGLINLYVNRFTKLFASSMLKDIQKAGLDSLWFTWAGSTEHVLGKPYYYRIQGPTIIIEYDNSQNNANHIHTVVRDLKNDFGGDLLLEHYKAAH; encoded by the coding sequence ATGCGCCGGTCTTTTTTACTCGTTATCATCTGTCTTTTTGTTATTGCTCCTGCCAAGGCACAGGATATGGTTGCCAGGGCCGGTAAATTTATCCGCCTCCTGGATAAGGACCAGCAGGCTAAAACATTGTATCCTTTTGATACCGGCGAACGCTATCATTTTTCTTATGTACCCCGGGACGACCGGAAAGGGATTTCCATGAATGAGCTGAATACCGCACAGCGAAAGGCGTTCATAGACCTGTTAAAGATGGCTTTAAGTGAGGAAACGGTTAAAAAGGTAAACGACATTATGCAGCTGGACCTTGTTTTAAAAGAGTTGGAGCATCGCCCCGCTGATGATCATTACCGGGACCCCGGTAAATATTTTATTACCTTCTTTGGTATTCCGGCGGCCAATAATATCTGGGGCTGGCGGTTTGAAGGTCATCATGTAGCTTTTAATTTTTCTGCCGATAAAAATGAACTGGTGGCAGGTACCCCCGCTTTTCTGGGAGCAAATCCCGCTATTGTACTCGACTGGCCGCAAAAAGGAAAAGAAGTATTGAAAGAAGAAACAGATAAAGGATTTGCATTATTGCATGCGCTAAAGCCGGAGGAATTACAAAAAGCGGTGATCGCTGATAAAGCGCCCGCTGAAATTATTACTGCCACCAGCAGAAAAGCCATGATTGATCATCCTTCCGGCCTTCGCTTCCAGGAAATGAGTCCGGCTAACCAGCAATTGTTACTGGGGCTCATCAATCTATATGTAAACCGCTTTACCAAACTATTTGCCAGCAGTATGCTCAAAGACATACAAAAGGCGGGTCTCGACAGCCTTTGGTTTACATGGGCAGGTTCTACGGAACATGTACTCGGCAAACCCTATTACTACCGCATACAAGGGCCTACTATCATTATTGAATACGATAACTCGCAAAACAACGCCAATCATATTCATACCGTTGTACGTGATCTTAAAAATGACTTCGGCGGCGATCTGTTGCTGGAACATTACAAGGCGGCACATTGA